The Hordeum vulgare subsp. vulgare chromosome 7H, MorexV3_pseudomolecules_assembly, whole genome shotgun sequence DNA window ATGGGGATGACACCAAGGCAAAACAGGGTTACAAAAGATGATTTGGCATTCACACATTAGGCATGATCACACGACTAATTAAATAACATTACTATAGTAAGTATTGATAATCTTGATCTTTGCTTTCTCTTACATGTGCCCTACAATATTCACATAGTACATGGTTTGAATTGGTTTTTTGCGCCATTGGCTCATCGAGTCATCTAGTCAGATAAAATCTCCACCCCCTTCTCAACCGCTCATGTGCCACTACCGCATTGCTAATCTCTCTCGCCCATTCCTGTGTCACCACCGCATTGTTGGGTATCATGATTTGAGTCTAGAATCCAAGAAAGAATCAGCTAGAACAATTATTAAATTTGATCATAAAGTCTCTGGGTTAACAGATGGAACCAAACTATTCAATCGGAtaagtttcttttttctttctaatttctgTCTGACAAAGTATTCATGTAAGTATAGTCACAATCTCTCAATTCGGCCCACGTTATCCGTCTGTCTCTCGATCGACCAGCACCAGGCCCGACGGGCCACAGTGCTCGACAcccaaacaaaatagatcgaggtaGGAGGTAGACATGTTTGGTTGGGCAGTCCTCGTGACCCAAACCATTTACCTATGAACATCCTCATTTTGATTAACAAAGTGACGAGATTCCTCAAAAGAAAAGGAGGTAGACATGTTGGGCATCAATCCATTCACAACATCATAGTATCATCAACACTGATGTTAAAAAAATAACACTACCGAAGAAAGATTTTATATGAACCAGCGTGATAATATACGGGGAAATTCTACCCATATGGGAAGTCATGCATGGAGCAAAACGGGACACATGTCATGTGAACATATGGCCTTGGAGAAAATATATATGGCCTCATAAGGTAAGTGCTACTGCTGGCCTGCCTACTAGTAAGTTTCACTGGCTAAAATTAGCTTCCGTCCAATTTCGTCACTCTATCATCTCTTTCTAGTCATGAATGATCTGGAAAATAAAAGTGACAATCGTCGTCAGGACGCAGATTGATGACGAGAAAGTTGATAAAAATACGTGTATAgtgtgttgatgtgcatgaccttTGCTTACCACAGCCCCAGGCCAGGGAAGCAGCTACGGCCACAGCCGCAGCgacgtcgccgcctcctcctcctccacctccgggAAGAATCCCCCGAGCAGCGTCGCCGGCGCCATgagctccgccaccaccgccgacGCCTCCACGGCAGCACGCTGCCGCCCCTCCTCGCTCATCTGACAAAGAGCAGAGACGCATTCAGGAAGCCAGATTATACAGGAGTGTCACACAGCGATGCCGAAACTAGTCCTACCATGTGGCGAAGGAAGCTGTTCTGGTCCTCCAGGATGTGCACCTGCATAACAGACGACACATGCACGATCATTCACAGTTGCTTGCCTGCATCTTAAATCATTATAAGGTTCCCATACGATCACAGCTGCTTACCCTGTGGTGTGATTCGCCCAGCTGCTCCTCCAGCAGCTTATCCTGGACGCAAGAAAGTCATGTAACCATTGATTCAAACACTGATAATAACTTGTCAGCCGAGGTGAATATTGTGCAGTGTGTACAGCATGTATACCTTCATTTCACGGACTTTACCCAGCGCGCGCTCTAGCTTCTGCTCCAGATGGCCAAGCTCTGGCACGCTTGCGGTCGACGGAAGGTCTTCTCCGGTCTGGCTCCGCACGACGGCCTCGAGGTGGTCACGCTCTTGCCTCAACCTTGCGATTTCCGACAGCAGCTGTTGTGTGCAAGAATCAGAATGCAGTCATGCAGTTAACTCTCAGTGTAGAAATGTACTATGTAGGTACAGAGGAAGTACATGAATAATTGTAGCCGGAgagagctaaacttgtccttcccaactacaattattttagGTACAGAGGAAGTACATGACCAGATATGTTTCCTCGTCTATTaacctgatcatgatcatgattcatCCCCTGACCCCCTTGGAACTGGTCGCTGGTGGTGCTGTCGTAGCGCTGAATTAGCTCGCTCCAGCTGAATAAATGACACGTGAAGTGTGTCATCACCGATCACTACTATACTGTAGAACAGATATATATATGCACTCAAGTGATCAGGTTTATGCATGGTCCACAGGTTTCAGTCATCGCAGAGGCCGGGGCAacgcctccttttcgaaaaaaaaagaagaaggtttCAGTCATCAGGTATCTCTTGTTTAGGTTACGATTTTGCGTTTACAAATggaatgacgacgacgaggacatgtTGACAGTAACAGGCCGTGCTTTCTGTAAGGATCTGAAAGTGATCATGAATCCTAATCTGAAGGTACATTGAAATCAGGGTAAATTGAAAACCATCACACTAAGTTGAacatgaaacacaacgagagcatcccaaTACTACTACTGTACAGTAGCTACGATGGCATCTTCTAGGAGTATTTGAGGATGCAGAATCATCAGTGCACCAGTGCACAATCTGAATCTAGCTTCTCCAGAATGAATCGCCAGTGAGTgcaccacaccacacacacatgcacacccacTTGTACTAGGAACAGAGCAATTAATCCAACAGTGAACAGGGCAGAGGGTCGCCTAACTAGACAGAGCATCGCAGAGCCCAAACAAAGTACCGGGCGTGACTGACAGAGCATCCAAGATCAGCTTACAACCGTATTGAATCGACACTACGCACGGGCCATGAGATTCCTGGGCTAGGAAGATGGGGGCAAGCAACGGACGGACGGACCTGGCGTTGGGGCTGCAGTAGTGGAACTGCCTGCCGGCGGCGTCGAAGACGAGGACGCCGAGGTCGGCGTCGCAGAGCACGGCGAGCTCATGCGCCTTCTTGAGCAGCCCGGCGCAGCGCTTGCCGAAGGTCGCCCTCCGCGAGACGTTGTTGGCGATCCGCCTGATCTCCACGCTCCCGCgccgcatcctcctcctcctccccttctcccGGCAGCCCTGGAGGGGCCGAGCCGCGCTACGTGAACGCACGCGGCGGTCAGCCAGTGcccagtggcggcggcggcggctactgGTTCCTTCCTTCCTGGCCAAGGCTGGGACCGTAACTTGGGAACGGACCGCAGTGGAAGGGGCTATATGTAGGGAGCAGAGCAGCAGGTGGGCAGCtgagtacgtacgtacgtactgaGGACATGCGGTGCAGTTTCCGGGAAGCTTCGTCGGCGGCTGAGTAGAGTACGTACCCCTACTGGAGTGGCTTTGACCACTGTGCGCTGCTcctgtggtgcccttccgtctgtGTATCTGCACAGTGTATCGGCTTTGAGTTTCAGCAGTGTATGCCATTGCCATCCCGGCCGGCGTGTGCGGCTGTAGCAGCAGGAGAAGTTCAGATGGTGCCGTGACCGGTCCGGTCCGCGGGTCACGTCCGACgggaaagaaaggaagaaagaaaggaAGCGGTGCGCGTGGAGCGGAGGAAAAGCGGGCGCATGCGTGTTCGCGGGGGCTTCGTTGGTTGCCGATCTCTGCAACTCCTCGGGTCGCCGTGCCTCTTTCCGGGCGGCGGAATATTGCCGTTTACGGCCTAAAGTGAAAAGCCCCCATGACAGGTGGTGACCGTCTGGTCTGGTCGTGCGTGACCAGCGGGCTACACGGTACGTGGCCAAGAGCATCTCtaatagaaccctcaaacccttaaatccaaaatcagttttaagggttgagaattgaccATTTTAGAcatttttaagggttgaaaaacataggcaaagactagaaccctcaaacccaacccttatagccTAGTTTTGCACACTATGAACAACACGCGGAGGAACAGAGGATACAAAAATGACTTCAGCCACGGAGGAGCTCGCGCTCGCGCTGCCTGGACGAGGCCGTCTCGCGTATCGCGCGGTGGAGCTCCGCCGGGCGGCCGCGGCAGgagcgcgcgcggggggggggggggggggggggggtgggggcgcgGCGGCAGGCGCGGCGGCTGGAGCgtggggggcggcggcggctggagcgCGGGGCCGGGGCCTGGGCGCAAAggggcggcggggccggggccggggcggcggccggagcgcggggggcggcggggcggcggcggccggagcaaCTTCCTCGCGCGGACGGGAACCAACTGCCTCCCGCGCGAGGTGGGAAGTGGAGTACGGGTTGGGGGCAGTTTtccccccaaccctcacttctacaggctgggaaggggttGGAGGGTTCGACCTCTatttttttttacgggtttaagggttctagtctacgccgtttttccgatgaaaactgtaaaaaaaagcggttatttttatgggtttagggtttgagggttctactagagatgctctaaccggTTCAAAGTAATCCAGCCCGTATAACAGTCAAACCccctaaaagaaaaagaaaaaacgacTTTACAGTTTTGATCGAAAAAACGGCACCGAATACATCCCGTAAAACTTGTTCGATCCGTAAACTTTTAAGGGGCACGATAAATTCATCCAAAAAAATCTTATATGTGTAATTTTGAAGGCAGTATGCAATTCAATTCGTAAACTGGTCAAACCTCGTCGGGGCAAACGCGCCGCCGCGAAACTTGTCGGAATCTACTTGGGACTCACCGAAATCCGTCGCCGCATGTCGGAAGAAGCCGCCGCACGCCGGAATTTGTCACCGCCGGTCCGAATTGTGGCCAGCTCGACCTCCAATGACCGAGGCGAGGTCATCCATGGGCAGGATGGAGCAGGCCACCGGCAACCTGAATCAGGGCGGGACAGCACCCGAGAAGAGCAGGGCAGGGTGGGAGAGCTCGCGCGGCCACGACGGGGGACGTACGCGCGGCGACGGGCAATGTCGAGCTCAATCGGGGATGAGCAGTGCTGAGCTTAATCGGGAGCGGGTTGCACATGGCTCCTCCACTGCATGCATGGCTCGGAACGGGCGGCGCCAGGACGAGGTGGGGGCGAGGCGGGTGGCGCCGGGGCGGTACTGCGAGGCACGTCGTGCCCGGAGACGGACTCGTCGGGATGGCAGGAGAAAAAAAATATAGGCTATAGCTGGATACAGTTTTGTTTAAGGGGTCTATTTTGTTCGAAGCAACTTCGTACCGTAAAAACGATTTACAGTGCCCCTTATGCGCGTTTTTACAAATTAGTTTTTCTATAGTTGCTCTAGCAGCATCCACAGCCTAACCCCTTATACCCGTCTCAAACGTATGGACGTGTTGTCTGATCACTGACCTGTAAGGACGGACCAAGAGACGAAATGACCCGGTGTCCTAGTGTCAAATTATACATATTTTacatgtgaaaacaaagtgtcacACACTATACTATATACAACATTACCCAGAAAATTATTTTGCACTTGTGTCTTGTGCACCCGAGAAGCTGAACGTGGATACGCCCATGCTGATCGATCACAAAAAATCGATACAGCCGGACCCGCATATACCCATGTGAAATGTTCGGACTGATCGACACTTCTCATATCCATTTCAAATATGAGAACGATATGAGGCTCGTGGAGGCGTCCGGTTAGTTCGTCACGTAGGATGCGACCTCAATCCGTAccatttttctctttctttctttattattttatttttcttccatCTTCTTCAGCAATCATCTGTAAGTGATCAGAcatataaaaaaatatataaaaatatgactGCAGAACTAAAAAAAGTAGGCTTAAAACGAACAAACATGGCCAGCCCACAAGCATTTGAGGAGCTGAATTTATAAGTTCAGATTGTAGATGCTTTAAACTTCGCAAAGCGCGTTTGCCTGCCGGGGATGCTCGTCGTTGTTCTTTAGGTTTTATTTGGTAGAAGTGGATTAGGAAggtttggtgaggaggagatttaAGGGATTTGGTGAATCCCTTCCTTCCATCCAATCCTCTTAAATCCTCGGGGTTTTGCTTCCATCAGTTCCTTGAAGAGGATCCTGAAACACATAGATAGGAGGGGATTGAAGGAAAATGAAGGGGATTCGGCTAAGCAAACCCGTCTTATGAAATGGGCGCCCGAGGTTGTGTGAGGTTTCTGGCTCTCTCGGTATTTTTTTTTCTTGAAACCTAATGAATCCCTCGGTGCCAAACAAGCCTTAGTTTCCCAATCTCGTTTTGAGGATTTATTTGGCAGTCAAATCGTTCCAGCTGATTCACGCGAGTGTTCGTGTTGGATGGCGAGCTGCTCAGCATCCTCCATTGACCATTGTGTTGTCTCACAGTACTACTTCTGTTTGTACTGACAATCCGTATCTGTATTTTTCAAATTTCATGACAGAGTTAGATGATTTTTGTTTAGGAAAAATCTAAACTGCAGTCAATGCACATCCGCTTTCCCGTGCGGTGGATGCACATAACTCGCTTAGCGTCGTTGCATTTATAAAAAAATATCTCACAAACTTATCTCAATTAATGATCCGTTTTCATCACTGGTCTTATgacgacgagatcttcaaaactagataccATATCGATATGTTTCGATAATTTTTGTTTTCGTCGACACTTACCAGATtattttcactaacttgtcaCATTATTTTTCACATAGTTTTCATATTAAATTAACTTGGTTATCAGGTTTATGAATGTCGATATACCCCATTAAAAAAGTTGATTCATTGTGCTTGTGCTGGTTCATGCATTTTACTTGCTTATTGTTAGTGCTTTAATAACCAATTTTTAGCTCCACATAACATTGCAATACTTAAAAAGTATAAAATTATTTTCTCGATAACTATGTATAACTAGACGCTGACCCGTGCACTTGCACGGGCTAGTATCATACAGAAAGTCAAAATCCAATCATATTTAACTTTATTtcattggcatttttattatATATAATATGTTTAAATTTACCTTTATATTTAATTATACACAAGCAAATAGAAGTAGTTTGAAATTCTAACCTGTACACTACCATTGGAAAAAATGATCAGTAGGAAAAGGTTATTCGGCCAATTTTATAACTCCGGAAGAGCATCTACTTCTGATGCTCATCGACAAAGAGAACAAAATAATTCTTCACCACATGATTATGTGGAAGCATAATAATAAGATTATATTTTGGGGTTGATTTTCAGTTACacccagaaaacaatagcaatagccATATAGGTACCACACATGGTCCATTGCTTTGCCGCACACATAACATATAGTATAGTATATATAGGTTGCCTTCCCTAAAGAAGGGCAAAATAGAGTATCAATTATCAATTATATTATGAATAAGACAATCATACAATTGGATGATAGAAAATAAGCATATATGAAGAGGTAAACTGATTTAAGGGTTAGAGAATTTAAATTATAAGGCGTGCTTCCATACACACCATATAAATTTTGTTCTTCATGCTTACAACCAATTTGGGTTAAGTATACATAAGAAAACCACATATTAGAAATTTCATTAATTATAATAGATACAACCGACTTTCACTGAAATAATATGCTTGAATGTACAACATTGATCCATCAAACTTTCTAATATATTATTGAAGGGAGCATACCAACAAACACATCATAAGCTTATTGTCAATGAAGGTATCTTTATGTTCTTCCATTTCTATTTCTGCACTCTGCTAATTGTGGCATGCTAGATGCATGTACCACATTGTACTTCTAATATATATGTAATAATCAGAACAGATAGTTGTTACACCGCCAATACAAAACTGATAGTATAATGGTCTTAATGTGGAAGCATATACATCTCTCCCGTAAAATTGAAATGAAGAGAAAGGTATCGCGAAGAAACCATATATTTCTGCTTAAGTTAATCATTGAGTTGAACCGCATACGATGTGGAGATATAATCAGTGCATAACCCAAAAATAAAAACGCTGCAAGAATTTgcacaaaacacagaaaaaatcaggCAGAAGACATTGCAGCAAATCAATCAGATTAGGGgagttagtgttggggaacgtcgcatgggaaacaaaaaatttcctacacacacgaggacctatcatggtgatgtccatctacgtgaggggatttctgatctacgtacccttgtagatcgcacaacagaagcgttagtgaacgcggttgatgtagtggaacgtcctcacgtccctcgatccgccccgcgaaccgtcccacgaaccgtcccgcgatccgtcccacgatctgctccgatctagtgccgaacggacggcacctccgcgttcagcacacgtacagctcgacgatgatctcggccttcttgatccagcaagagagacagagaggtagatgagttctccggcagcgtgatggcgctccggaggttggtggtgatctaatctcagcagggctccgcccgagctccgcagaaatgcgatctggaggtaaaaccgtggaggtatgtggtcgggctgccgtggcaaaagttgtctcaaatcagccctaaaaccccactatatataggagggagggaggggaggaggcagcctcaaaacctaaaggtttggccaaaattggaggtggaggagtcctactccaatcctactctaggattccaccttcccacttgggaactctttccaccttgtgttttttccttctcaaaccttatgggccttagtgggaacttattccagcccactaggggctggtttatctcttcccgtagcccatgagacccgttggggcgtgacacccctcctgatggtccccggcacccctcccggcactcccagtacactaccgatgagcccgaaacttttccgataatgcacgaaaacctttcggtaaccaaatgaggtcatcctatatatcaatcttcgtttccggaccattccggaaacactcgtgacgtcctgatctcatccggtactccgaacaacattcggtaaccaaccatataactcaaatacgcataaaacaacgtcgaaccttaagtgtgcagaccctgcgggctcgagaactatgtagacatgacccgagtgactcgtcggtcaatatccaatagcgggacctggatgaccatattggatcctacatattctacgaagatcttatcgtttgaacctcagtgccaaggattcatataatcccgtatgtcattccctttgtccttcggtatgttacttgcccgagattcgatcgtcagtatccgcatacctatttcaatctcgtttaccggcaagtctctttatgtaacgaccaagatgcgatcctttccgatctgggggtcgaggcccccgaataggaaagaagcgcatctaagcgtttcgcaagcaagtaaacatagcacaaaataataattacaagtagacaatttgggattcaactgtcttcttattaataactcagagtattacgcagatacaaacaaggtagttccggtacggactacaaaacaaggaaaatgctatgctacccgctgcaggcccacgatcacgaccacggctcagtcctctggatagttcacatagaggaggtctgtctcctcgtcgtactgccacgccagctgggtgacgtcgggatcatctgtctctggggtacctgtacctgctgggagtttcggaggaatccgtgagccacggggactcagcaatctaagaccttggtgccagaactagtcatgttattgggtaaggaaggggtgaagtgtttcaggctgctgcatcctatgaaggaataagtggctaacttacgcaaagagaagtgaaggtggtctacgctaacggtcggggttacttgatgagaaagtgatcctgaacacctacctacggcattcataaccccaccgtgttcccgatcgaagagagatcttcgaagggacagtcatggttacgcacacagttggcatattttattagtttatgttcaagttctctaataccggatgttaacaaaatattccaaattgccacataaccgtgggcacggctttccgaaagattaaaccctgaaggggtgctccaactagtccatcacaaacgaacacaggctgcaaaggcatcctctatcacgaatctcgtgatctcgtcgaattccttagaggaaaacctcaactctgggtgaaaccaaagcttcactgggattcctatacgcaagatataccgctaaggtaagacaaggctagcaggacctcccggcgtgtcgacgaccccgataagagccgcgtatctcagtctcaggacacgccggatggaactagctacaggtaccaaacctcaagtttccttgtggtggccccgcaggcagaccagtttggaccaacactcatgaggagcactggcccgggttgttcattaagaaacctcggggtagctactccctatgcagattattattaagtgattagcaaattaacaccaaagttgggtcctgccggacaagccttaacactacgcgatttatcaagggggtccccataacaaccccgaacatgttaggagcgatcattatggaatcaaacaccggtaaccggtaactaaggcggcaataacggaacaagacacccggcaaaaggctagaccTCCCGTCATTAACCAAGTATACATGTGCATtagttaaataacagaatttaatataatgatatcaagctcttgtcaccacatgagtttaaaacacctgcaactaacaatgctaacattagtagctgagcaagcctacctagccatacagTTTGCTAGGAAAAGAGtacggtgtttaggctcatggcatgtgaagaggcaatataatttcagtggtaggcagcgagcaatatgacatggaatcgaaactatcataacaagtctagagatggaatcaaggtcatatcatcttgcctgtgatatcctcagcttggaatggttctggatcgttctgcacgtactctcctgactccacgtattcgttctccgctcccggtgctatccaacataagaataacagccaatgaacaacaacacctcaaaatgcaacaatcacatgatgcatgggatgaaagttgagcatgcaccactatcactatcactagcacaagcaaaataaactacaacaagtttctggacagaactttgcactaaactattttgaCAGGtaagagaatgacatgaacaaatgcagctcgtaaaaacggtgcaaaaccatataaagaacattgcaaacggagctacggatcaacgggaatcaacgaaacaagatatgacgctctacgtgaaagattcaacaccacacacacaattggcacaaatctggtatccccaggttgccaagacatgtaataacccaacatgaatgaaatggagcgaggtagaacaccacaacatcaattaagctcaaactttgaacaaaatggcaaaactacataatctgccagaatctgcatcttagctgtttgggagcaacatgcaacatagctacaggtcttcaaacatgacaaataatatatgtggctgtttccaaccaagaagactacaagccccagcaagaatcacagcaaaaggaattaaactctagaagatacaaggccacaaactttcccaaaaccatcagatctcaggtacttagtgaaaattcctgcacctgagtttctgttctgaagctttttgacagcaattaaaacacaagctactggaatccaaatgacttgaaaattgaaatgaagcttcacaaacatatcaggttcaaaatactagcactgaactaagtccagttctcaacagaatgaccagcacatcctcatctacaggggaagaaaatgtttccagcatcccagacttagtgaaattttcagagttcaaaaatctggaattttccagccacatgcccactttgtctaggcatagtttgcacacacatgtcaccaaaaGGTAGTTGACACCACTAAGGTGTTAAGCACAAACCCCTTATATTGACACCCAAAaccccatgcccttgggctccatctataccatggaatcaaagaccaaACTTCTCACAAAACTGCAAATGCAACTCCATAATGTATTattctaagatgacaattacataggtgagtttcatgtgcacaatgacaaagtgacatgggggtttgaaccccatgttggtgtcatgcacatcaacaacaccaacacacacaATACCTCACTAGCATTGGCATCAAGCACATCACAATATAACtctatgctaacaagagagtatgcacacccccacatatgggcatgtgatggtacacactctcacatgcaccacaaggaacACCCTTGGAGTCATGCCACCCTCAAGGTGCACCCCCACAAGAATCTACCCAAGCTTAACTAATAGCTTCACCTACACATGCTTATCATAGCTAGCcacctagtgcatcacatacacCACAATACATGAGGTGaggggggaggcatccaca harbors:
- the LOC123410491 gene encoding MADS-box transcription factor 29-like; the protein is MRRGSVEIRRIANNVSRRATFGKRCAGLLKKAHELAVLCDADLGVLVFDAAGRQFHYCSPNASWSELIQRYDSTTSDQFQGGQGMNHDHDQLLSEIARLRQERDHLEAVVRSQTGEDLPSTASVPELGHLEQKLERALGKVREMKDKLLEEQLGESHHRVHILEDQNSFLRHMMSEEGRQRAAVEASAVVAELMAPATLLGGFFPEVEEEEAATSLRLWP